The Puntigrus tetrazona isolate hp1 chromosome 19, ASM1883169v1, whole genome shotgun sequence genome has a segment encoding these proteins:
- the umad1 gene encoding UBAP1-MVB12-associated (UMA)-domain containing protein 1 — protein sequence MLKFFGFKNDGAKKSSERETDGFVIIGETVEEQRQKIQSMNIEQPATNVIVQPSKPSSAGNRGNAETPRPTSQPTSARTSSETPAVDAAPALPELLGDIPFTLAPHIVAMQAGLPFVTDITLPHDINDKLAHFRYDFTLENSVLCEP from the exons atgTTGAAGTTCTTCGGGTTCAAGAATGATGGTGCCAAAAAATCCTCCGAGAGAGAAACCGATGGGTTTGTCATCATTG gTGAAACTGTTGAGGAGCAGAGACAAAAGATACAGTCCATGAACATTGAGCAGCCTGCAACAAATGTAATAGTACAACCATCTAAG cCATCCAGTGCCGGGAACAGAGGAAATGCAGAGACGCCTCGGCCTACCTCCCAGCCCACGTCTGCCAGGACGTCGTCAGAAACGCCCGCCGTAGACGCCGCCCCAGCCCTCCCCGAGCTCCTAGGAGACATACCTTTCACTTTAGCGCCACACATCGTGGCCATGCAGGCGGGCCTGCCCTTCGTAACGGATATCACCCTGCCTCACGACATAAATGACAAACTAGCCCACTTTCGTTACGACTTCACCTTGGAGAACTCCGTGCTTTGTGAGCCGTGA
- the rpa3 gene encoding replication protein A 14 kDa subunit: MTGVYESPKPRINASMLAQYIGRPVCFVGRLEKVHPSGKALTLSDGEGKSASVELNEPLDEELSGIVEIIGMVSNKGEIMAVSYTQYREDKISFDLELYNEGLKVLHDFPQYYPFEVSLSG, translated from the exons ATGACAGGCGTTTACGAGTCTCCGAAGCCCAGAATTAACGCGTCGATGCTGGCTCAATACATCGGGCGACCGGTCTGCTTCGTTGGACGCTTGGAAAAG GTGCATCCATCAGGAAAGGCTCTTACTCTGTCAGACGGAGAAGGAAAGTCTGCATCAGTGGAGCTCAATGAACCT CTGGATGAGGAGCTGAGTGGGATTGTGGAGATTATCGGGATGGTGTCGAACAAAGGAGAAATTATGGCTGTTTCGTACACTCAGTATCGAGAGGACAAAATCTCTTTTG atCTGGAGCTGTACAACGAAGGCCTGAAAGTTCTCCATGATTTTCCCCAGTATTACCCGTTTGAGGTGTCATTAAGTGGTTGA